The Deinococcus sonorensis KR-87 genome includes a window with the following:
- a CDS encoding penicillin acylase family protein → MRLWRGVGWVLFVVLLAMLAAVVVLRKVSNPLTSGTLTLPGLQGPVSVTRDRWGVPHIRATASDQDALYALGFVHAQDRLWQMDFQRRVAQGRLSEVLGEAAVPQDKFLRTWGFYRAAQAALPALSARSRRLISAYTAGVNAGIAQGRLPLEFRLLGYTPERWTDVDSIAWSKLMAYDLGGNWEDELLTQRVALRLGSAGVKAVQPDYPAGAPTILSTQELNLPAGSGPAPRTGTAVLPQDAQQQLRAQLRAARSLGFVSVPGKGSNDWVVAGSRTATGRPMLADDPHLGLSAPMLWYLADLQGPTLHAIGATIPGLPGIVIGRNDRLAWGVTNTNPDVQDLYVEPPGAPLTSRTEVIRVKGKPDVRLTVRESGHGPVVASSSDWGDRQARDVTLRWTALQPGDTTFDAFLGINYARNWSEFTSALSHYVAPAQNFVYADVDGNIGYYAPGRVPVRSSGDGSRPASGGQGEWTGYIPFAELPHTYNPASGLVVTANNRVVPPGYPHFLGNDHNWAEPYRAERILQLLQAGAPLTLDALARTQHDTVSLVWADLKAPLLRTQPADALSTQALARLRGWDGNETTGSVQASIFEAWLMQLERMAQDEMEAGDVTLTALAVRNQLGSNGALCRAPGVTDCAALLRRTLQAATTDLSARLGSNPERWTWGRLHTSYSKHSALGGVKAIGWIWNRGISTPGGTNTVNVGRPEPDTYRQTHAPSYRQLIDLSNLNRSRYIGTLGQGGNPIGSHYSDMQRPWRDGDYLPMSTDPRDWGRQELLRLRPTP, encoded by the coding sequence ATGCGACTATGGCGGGGAGTGGGCTGGGTGCTGTTCGTGGTGCTGCTGGCGATGCTGGCGGCAGTGGTGGTGCTGAGAAAGGTCAGCAACCCGTTGACCAGCGGGACCCTGACGCTGCCGGGCCTGCAGGGGCCGGTCAGCGTGACGCGCGACCGCTGGGGGGTGCCGCACATCCGCGCCACGGCCAGCGATCAGGACGCCCTGTACGCGCTGGGCTTCGTGCATGCCCAGGACCGGCTGTGGCAGATGGACTTCCAGCGCCGGGTGGCGCAGGGCCGGCTGTCGGAGGTGCTGGGCGAGGCCGCGGTGCCGCAGGACAAATTTCTGCGGACCTGGGGCTTCTACCGGGCGGCGCAGGCCGCCTTGCCGGCGCTGAGCGCCCGCTCCCGCCGCCTGATTTCCGCCTACACGGCAGGCGTGAATGCCGGCATCGCCCAGGGCCGGCTGCCGCTGGAATTCCGGCTGCTCGGCTACACTCCGGAGCGCTGGACCGATGTGGACAGCATCGCGTGGTCCAAGCTGATGGCCTACGACCTGGGCGGCAACTGGGAGGATGAGCTGCTGACCCAGCGGGTGGCCCTGCGGCTGGGCAGCGCGGGCGTGAAGGCGGTGCAGCCGGACTACCCGGCGGGCGCGCCCACCATCCTCAGCACCCAGGAGCTGAACCTGCCGGCGGGCAGTGGGCCGGCGCCCCGGACCGGCACGGCCGTGCTGCCCCAGGACGCCCAGCAGCAGCTGCGCGCACAGCTGAGGGCCGCCCGTTCGCTGGGCTTCGTGAGCGTGCCGGGTAAGGGCAGCAACGACTGGGTGGTGGCCGGCAGCCGCACCGCCACCGGTCGCCCGATGCTGGCCGACGACCCCCACCTGGGCCTCTCCGCCCCGATGCTGTGGTACCTCGCCGACCTGCAGGGCCCGACGCTGCACGCCATCGGGGCCACCATTCCGGGGCTGCCGGGCATCGTGATCGGGCGCAACGACCGGCTGGCCTGGGGCGTCACCAACACCAACCCCGACGTGCAGGACCTGTACGTGGAACCCCCCGGGGCGCCGCTGACAAGCCGCACCGAGGTGATCCGGGTCAAGGGCAAGCCGGACGTGCGCCTGACGGTGCGCGAGAGCGGCCACGGCCCGGTGGTGGCCAGCAGCAGCGACTGGGGCGACCGGCAGGCCCGCGACGTGACGCTGCGCTGGACCGCGCTGCAGCCGGGCGACACCACCTTCGACGCCTTCCTGGGCATCAACTACGCCCGCAACTGGTCCGAGTTCACATCGGCGCTGTCGCACTACGTCGCGCCGGCCCAGAACTTCGTGTACGCCGACGTGGACGGCAACATCGGCTACTACGCGCCGGGCCGGGTCCCGGTGCGCAGCAGCGGTGACGGCAGCCGGCCCGCCAGCGGCGGCCAGGGCGAGTGGACCGGCTACATCCCCTTTGCGGAGCTGCCGCACACCTACAACCCCGCCTCCGGGCTGGTGGTGACGGCCAACAACCGGGTGGTGCCGCCCGGCTACCCGCACTTCCTGGGCAACGACCACAACTGGGCCGAGCCGTACCGCGCCGAGCGCATCCTGCAGCTGCTGCAGGCGGGCGCGCCGCTCACCCTGGACGCCCTGGCCCGCACCCAGCACGACACGGTGTCGCTGGTGTGGGCGGACCTGAAGGCCCCGCTGCTCCGCACGCAGCCGGCCGACGCGCTGAGCACCCAGGCGCTGGCCCGGCTGCGCGGCTGGGACGGCAACGAGACCACCGGCAGCGTGCAGGCCAGCATCTTCGAGGCGTGGCTGATGCAGCTGGAACGCATGGCCCAGGACGAGATGGAGGCCGGCGACGTGACGCTCACGGCCCTGGCGGTCCGCAACCAGCTCGGCAGCAACGGCGCGCTGTGCCGGGCGCCGGGTGTGACCGACTGCGCGGCGCTGCTGAGGCGCACCCTTCAGGCCGCCACCACCGACCTGTCGGCGCGGCTGGGCAGCAATCCGGAGCGCTGGACCTGGGGCCGGCTGCACACCAGTTACAGCAAGCACAGCGCGCTGGGCGGCGTGAAAGCCATCGGCTGGATCTGGAACCGGGGCATCTCCACCCCCGGCGGCACCAACACTGTCAACGTGGGCCGCCCGGAGCCGGACACCTACCGCCAGACGCACGCGCCCAGCTACCGCCAGCTGATTGACCTCTCGAACCTCAACCGGAGCCGCTACATCGGCACCCTGGGACAGGGCGGCAACCCGATCGGCAGCCACTACAGCGACATGCAGCGTCCCTGGCGCGACGGCGACTACCTCCCGATGAGCACCGATCCCCGCGACTGGGGACGCCAGGAGCTGTTGCGGCTGCGTCCCACCCCCTGA
- a CDS encoding N-acetylglucosamine-6-phosphate deacetylase has product MTELSGQLPTPDGLQGVRLRFGARLEAVEPDPGAPTDRLLLPGFIDTHVHGGGGGDTMDGPEGVRTLARLHARHGTTTLLPTTMTAPWPEVLAALRGVEQVMQAGGVPGGADVPGAHLEGPFISPQRLGAQPPHTLDPTPERLAEVLALDVVRAVTLAPELPSALEAARAFVEAGVRVGLGHTAGRYEDAWEVLDAVQQWDGRSSATHTYNAMGGLQGREPGPLGAVLSHPAPFLELILDTFHLHPGAVRLALQAAPERVILISDAMRAAGLGDGDSELGGQPVTVRDQRATLPNGTLAGSVLTLDLALRHAASMGLPLHQVSRLLSAQPARSLGLTDRGRLEPGLRADVVVLNSALEVQQVYVGGQLVPPA; this is encoded by the coding sequence ATGACCGAGCTGTCCGGTCAATTGCCCACCCCGGATGGCTTGCAGGGGGTACGGCTGCGCTTCGGCGCCCGGCTGGAGGCCGTGGAACCGGACCCCGGCGCGCCCACCGACCGGCTGCTGCTGCCCGGCTTCATCGACACGCACGTGCACGGCGGAGGCGGCGGCGACACCATGGACGGCCCGGAGGGGGTGCGGACGCTGGCACGCCTGCACGCCCGGCACGGCACCACCACCCTGCTGCCCACCACCATGACCGCGCCGTGGCCGGAGGTTCTGGCGGCCCTGCGCGGCGTGGAGCAGGTGATGCAGGCGGGCGGGGTGCCGGGCGGAGCGGACGTTCCGGGCGCCCACCTGGAGGGCCCGTTCATCAGCCCGCAGCGGCTGGGGGCGCAGCCGCCCCATACCCTGGACCCCACCCCGGAGCGGCTGGCCGAAGTGCTGGCGCTGGACGTGGTGCGGGCCGTGACGCTGGCTCCGGAGCTGCCCAGCGCGCTGGAGGCGGCCCGCGCCTTTGTGGAGGCGGGCGTGCGGGTGGGCCTGGGCCATACCGCCGGGCGCTACGAGGACGCGTGGGAGGTGCTGGACGCGGTGCAGCAGTGGGACGGGCGCTCCTCGGCCACCCACACCTACAACGCGATGGGCGGCCTGCAGGGCCGAGAGCCGGGGCCGCTCGGTGCCGTGCTGAGCCACCCGGCCCCCTTCCTGGAACTGATTCTGGACACCTTCCACCTGCACCCCGGCGCGGTGCGGCTGGCGCTGCAGGCCGCCCCGGAGCGCGTCATCCTGATCAGCGACGCGATGCGAGCCGCCGGGCTGGGCGACGGCGACAGCGAACTGGGTGGCCAGCCGGTGACGGTGAGGGACCAGCGCGCCACGCTGCCGAACGGCACGCTGGCCGGCAGTGTGCTGACGCTGGACTTGGCCCTGCGCCACGCCGCCTCCATGGGCCTGCCGCTGCATCAGGTGTCGCGGCTGCTCTCCGCGCAGCCGGCCCGCTCGCTGGGCCTGACCGACCGGGGCCGGCTGGAACCGGGGCTGCGGGCCGACGTGGTGGTGCTGAACAGCGCGCTGGAGGTCCAGCAGGTCTACGTGGGCGGACAGCTGGTACCGCCCGCCTGA
- a CDS encoding ROK family protein: MKVGVDLGGTKLAVGTLDGPLSLRPTPDTAEGIVAEVRALAGEASGIGVCVAGRVDVSTGQTAAANLPQLDGFPLAGALEQGGVQVALLNDADAAALAEHHLGAASGAHTSLYVTVSTGIGAGLVAAGRLHTGAHGQALELGHVSGGPAGQPCPCGRTGCLELVASGTALTRQARTNLNDPAASPEALAALAAEGDRRVLDPLEAAAQALGERLADACILLDPDVVVLGGGVVGGYGERYLTPLRAALTRALGPWHVPDLRVARLGSRAGVLGAILALEQQA, from the coding sequence GTGAAGGTCGGCGTGGACCTGGGCGGCACCAAGCTGGCCGTGGGCACCCTGGACGGCCCGCTGTCGCTGCGGCCCACGCCGGACACCGCGGAAGGCATCGTGGCGGAGGTGCGGGCGCTGGCGGGAGAGGCCAGCGGCATCGGGGTGTGCGTGGCCGGGCGGGTGGACGTCTCGACCGGTCAGACCGCCGCCGCCAACCTGCCGCAACTGGACGGCTTTCCGCTGGCGGGGGCACTGGAGCAGGGCGGGGTGCAGGTGGCGCTGCTCAACGACGCCGACGCCGCCGCGCTGGCCGAACACCATCTGGGAGCGGCCAGCGGCGCCCACACCAGCCTGTACGTCACGGTCAGCACCGGCATCGGGGCCGGGCTGGTGGCGGCCGGGCGGCTGCATACCGGCGCCCACGGGCAGGCGCTGGAACTGGGGCACGTGAGCGGCGGCCCGGCCGGACAGCCGTGCCCCTGCGGCCGCACCGGCTGTCTGGAACTGGTCGCCTCCGGCACCGCCCTGACCCGCCAGGCCCGCACCAACCTGAATGACCCGGCCGCCTCCCCCGAGGCACTGGCGGCGCTGGCGGCCGAGGGCGACCGGCGGGTACTGGACCCGCTGGAAGCGGCGGCCCAGGCGCTGGGCGAGCGGCTGGCCGACGCCTGCATCCTGCTGGACCCGGACGTGGTGGTGCTGGGGGGCGGCGTGGTGGGCGGTTACGGCGAGCGCTACCTGACGCCGCTGCGCGCCGCCCTGACCCGCGCGCTGGGCCCGTGGCACGTGCCGGACCTGCGGGTGGCCCGGCTGGGCTCGCGGGCCGGCGTGCTGGGCGCGATCCTGGCGCTGGAGCAGCAGGCATGA
- the nagZ gene encoding beta-N-acetylhexosaminidase yields MSPERTLIIDLPGPDLTPEQGQLLRTHRFGGVCLFARNFSTPERTARLIRDIRDALEHDALIATDQEGGAVLRRLDIPMPPSLQALGQLNDEAAAREAGRIAARGLIELGLNWNYAPSLDVNVNPLNPVIGDRAFGADAQTVARLGVAWALGSEEAGVLSSVKHFPGHGDTSQDSHLTLPVVDKPLEQLEQVEFAPFRAAVQAEVGSIMTAHIVYPALDKERPATLSPAVLDGLLRRQWGYDGVVVTDATDMHAIADRYPGGEAAPLALLAGADAVLSCGHGDLQTHVDHARALQRALRDGRLSEARVQQARARLDRAAARFPGTPRPYPPEQRQADDAEVDRAALRSLTRSGQTPTLDPGAPVLLIAPASAAVGGPYGDSLSGETLADVLRSHFPQLQVALHDGHDTAGAMALLDHFPQAPALLATTGRWALSRAEQELAGVLAQQDRPALHLALWNADAAAQLPLPALVTHGFRPANLRALGAALVAR; encoded by the coding sequence ATGTCACCCGAACGCACCCTGATCATCGACCTGCCCGGCCCGGACCTCACGCCCGAGCAGGGCCAGCTGCTGCGCACGCACCGCTTCGGCGGGGTGTGCCTGTTCGCCCGCAACTTCAGCACACCCGAGCGCACCGCCCGCCTGATCCGCGACATCCGCGACGCGCTGGAACACGACGCCCTGATCGCCACCGACCAGGAGGGTGGCGCGGTGCTGCGGCGGCTGGACATCCCGATGCCGCCCTCGCTGCAGGCGCTGGGGCAACTCAACGACGAGGCGGCGGCCCGCGAGGCCGGGCGCATCGCGGCGCGCGGCCTGATCGAACTGGGGCTCAACTGGAACTACGCGCCCAGCCTGGACGTGAACGTGAACCCGCTCAACCCGGTGATCGGCGACCGGGCCTTCGGGGCCGATGCGCAGACGGTCGCGCGCCTGGGCGTGGCCTGGGCGCTGGGGAGCGAGGAGGCCGGGGTGCTGAGCTCGGTCAAGCACTTCCCGGGCCACGGCGACACCAGCCAGGACAGCCACCTGACGCTGCCGGTGGTGGACAAGCCGCTGGAACAGCTGGAGCAAGTGGAGTTCGCCCCCTTCAGGGCCGCGGTGCAGGCGGAGGTGGGCAGCATCATGACCGCCCACATCGTGTATCCGGCGCTGGACAAGGAGCGCCCGGCCACCCTCTCCCCCGCCGTGCTGGACGGCCTGCTGCGCCGGCAGTGGGGCTACGACGGCGTGGTGGTCACCGACGCCACCGACATGCACGCCATCGCGGACCGTTATCCGGGCGGTGAGGCGGCCCCGTTGGCCCTGCTGGCCGGCGCGGATGCGGTGCTGAGCTGCGGCCACGGGGACCTGCAGACGCATGTGGACCACGCCCGCGCGCTGCAGCGCGCGCTACGCGACGGCCGCCTGAGCGAGGCGAGGGTGCAGCAGGCCCGCGCCCGGCTGGACCGCGCCGCCGCCCGCTTTCCCGGCACGCCCCGCCCCTACCCTCCCGAGCAGCGGCAAGCCGACGACGCCGAGGTGGACCGGGCGGCCCTCCGGTCGCTGACCCGCAGCGGCCAGACGCCCACGCTGGACCCGGGCGCCCCGGTGCTGCTGATCGCGCCGGCCAGCGCCGCGGTGGGCGGCCCCTACGGCGACAGCCTGAGCGGAGAAACGCTGGCGGACGTGCTGCGGTCCCACTTCCCTCAGCTGCAGGTGGCGCTGCACGACGGCCACGACACGGCCGGTGCCATGGCGCTGCTGGACCACTTTCCGCAGGCGCCGGCCCTGCTGGCCACCACCGGACGCTGGGCACTCAGCCGGGCCGAGCAGGAGCTGGCCGGGGTGCTGGCCCAGCAGGACCGGCCCGCCCTGCATCTGGCGCTCTGGAACGCCGATGCCGCGGCCCAGCTGCCGCTGCCGGCGCTCGTCACCCACGGTTTCCGGCCCGCCAACCTGAGGGCGCTGGGCGCCGCGCTGGTGGCCCGGTGA
- a CDS encoding GNAT family N-acetyltransferase encodes MNAALRPARPDDEADLYTICAATGEAGQDARPLLQHPELLGHLYAAAYLHLEPAGAWVVEDGQGVCGYVVTAHDTARFEQLLEEEWWPALRRQYPPDRTYAPADAALVQRLHVRPPPDPELSRDFPGHLHLNLLPRAQGLGLGRRLMEQALRTLHASGADALHLGVDARNTRALGFYRRMGFVPWSRQPAGTLLTRRTTA; translated from the coding sequence ATGAATGCGGCCCTGCGCCCCGCCCGCCCCGACGACGAAGCGGACCTGTACACCATCTGCGCCGCCACCGGGGAGGCCGGTCAGGACGCCCGGCCGCTGCTGCAGCACCCGGAGCTGCTGGGCCACCTGTATGCCGCGGCGTACCTGCACCTGGAACCGGCTGGAGCCTGGGTCGTGGAGGACGGGCAGGGCGTGTGCGGCTATGTGGTCACCGCCCACGACACGGCCCGCTTCGAACAGCTGCTGGAAGAAGAGTGGTGGCCGGCCCTGCGGCGGCAGTACCCTCCCGACCGTACCTATGCGCCCGCCGACGCCGCCCTGGTCCAGCGGCTGCACGTCCGCCCGCCCCCCGACCCCGAGCTGAGCCGCGACTTCCCCGGCCATCTGCACCTGAATCTGCTGCCCCGCGCCCAGGGCCTGGGCCTGGGGCGCCGCCTGATGGAGCAGGCGCTGCGCACGTTGCACGCCAGCGGCGCGGACGCGCTGCACCTGGGTGTGGATGCCCGCAACACCCGCGCCCTGGGCTTCTACCGGCGGATGGGGTTCGTGCCGTGGAGCCGCCAGCCCGCCGGCACCCTGCTGACCCGGAGGACCACCGCCTGA
- a CDS encoding SIS domain-containing protein, with amino-acid sequence MSDVLMLQEAREAAEVVRRQAKQPLSAVVRAIQAAQPRYVVTVARGSSDHAATTLKYAIETHLRLPVMSAAPSVSGVYGADLDYQGALVLAVSQSGGSPDLVEAVERARRNGALTLAMINQPDSPLHQAADLTLPLCAGEERAVAATKSYLAVLTLGARLLQELNPDPALETALARLPDLLDALAAQEELAEQVAATLVDAQDLLVLGRGLHQGVAAETALKLQETAGLAALAFSTAEFAHGPARLAEPGVQILALQARDATAHLTRDTYRTLRGYGAQLTVVGDDADSPAQLPTPASGHALTDPALSALAIQLLIGHLAVLRGENPDAPPRLSKVTRTV; translated from the coding sequence ATGAGTGACGTGCTGATGCTGCAGGAGGCCCGTGAGGCGGCCGAGGTGGTGCGGCGGCAGGCGAAACAGCCGCTCTCGGCGGTGGTGCGGGCGATCCAGGCAGCCCAGCCCCGCTACGTGGTGACGGTGGCGCGCGGCAGCAGCGACCATGCCGCCACCACCCTGAAGTACGCCATCGAGACGCATCTGCGGCTGCCGGTGATGAGCGCGGCCCCCAGCGTGAGCGGGGTCTACGGCGCCGACCTGGACTATCAGGGGGCGCTGGTGCTGGCGGTCAGCCAGTCGGGCGGCAGCCCGGACCTGGTCGAGGCGGTGGAGCGGGCGCGCCGCAACGGCGCCCTGACGCTTGCGATGATCAACCAGCCGGACAGCCCGCTCCATCAGGCGGCGGACCTGACGCTGCCGCTGTGCGCCGGAGAGGAGCGGGCAGTGGCCGCCACCAAGAGCTACCTGGCGGTGCTGACGCTCGGCGCGCGGCTGCTGCAGGAGCTCAACCCGGACCCGGCGCTGGAGACGGCGCTGGCCCGGCTGCCGGACCTGTTGGACGCCCTGGCCGCGCAGGAAGAGCTGGCCGAGCAGGTGGCGGCCACGCTGGTGGACGCCCAGGACCTGCTGGTGCTGGGACGGGGCCTGCACCAGGGGGTGGCCGCCGAGACCGCCCTGAAGCTGCAGGAGACGGCGGGGCTGGCGGCGCTGGCCTTCTCCACCGCCGAGTTTGCCCACGGCCCGGCCCGCCTGGCCGAGCCGGGCGTGCAGATCCTGGCGCTGCAGGCGCGCGACGCCACCGCCCACCTGACCCGCGACACCTACCGCACCCTGCGCGGCTACGGGGCGCAGCTGACGGTGGTGGGCGACGACGCGGACAGTCCGGCCCAGCTGCCCACCCCGGCCAGCGGCCACGCCCTGACTGACCCGGCCCTGAGCGCCCTGGCCATCCAGCTCTTGATTGGGCATCTGGCGGTGCTGCGCGGCGAGAACCCCGACGCTCCCCCCCGGCTCAGCAAGGTCACGCGCACCGTATGA
- a CDS encoding carbohydrate ABC transporter permease — protein sequence MSAVTRPRVLPQVHTRRAVPRRAGRLVLRYALLLLVLGFAVFPFLWTLAIALTDKHAGGSIYDFPASLFPRRVTLGNFVEVYNTFSLGKYIWNSVSITAMTVVGTLVISALAAYPLARFRFPGRQVIFGIIVATLVLPGETTFIVNTLTLKHLGLLGTHLGVVLPTVAGAFGIFLMRQAFMAVPHALLEAARLDGAGEFTVLTRIMLPLTRPSQAALGIFTLVTSWNAYFWPMLVLSATPDQMPLSVAVLKLKGQFNYDPFNIAAGALFMMIPVLLVFLAAQRLFMRGLEGAVK from the coding sequence GTGAGCGCCGTGACGCGCCCCCGGGTGCTGCCGCAGGTGCACACGCGCCGGGCGGTGCCGCGCCGCGCGGGCCGGCTGGTGCTGCGCTACGCGCTGCTGCTGCTGGTGCTGGGCTTCGCGGTGTTCCCGTTCCTGTGGACGCTGGCCATCGCGCTGACCGACAAGCACGCGGGCGGCAGCATCTATGACTTCCCGGCCAGCCTATTTCCGCGCCGGGTGACTTTGGGCAACTTCGTGGAGGTGTACAACACCTTCTCGCTGGGCAAGTACATCTGGAACAGCGTCTCCATCACGGCCATGACGGTGGTGGGCACCCTGGTGATCTCGGCGCTGGCCGCCTACCCGCTGGCCCGCTTCCGCTTTCCGGGGCGGCAGGTGATCTTCGGCATCATCGTGGCCACGCTGGTGCTGCCGGGCGAGACCACCTTCATCGTGAACACCCTGACGCTCAAGCACCTGGGGCTGCTCGGCACCCACCTGGGCGTGGTGCTGCCCACCGTGGCCGGGGCGTTCGGCATCTTCCTGATGCGTCAGGCGTTCATGGCCGTGCCGCACGCGCTGCTGGAAGCCGCGCGGCTGGACGGGGCCGGCGAGTTCACGGTGCTGACCCGCATCATGCTGCCGCTGACCCGCCCCAGCCAGGCGGCGCTCGGCATCTTCACGCTGGTGACCAGCTGGAACGCCTACTTCTGGCCGATGCTGGTGCTGTCGGCCACGCCGGACCAGATGCCGCTGAGTGTGGCGGTGCTGAAGCTCAAGGGGCAGTTCAATTACGATCCGTTCAACATCGCCGCCGGGGCGCTGTTTATGATGATCCCGGTCCTGCTGGTGTTCCTGGCGGCGCAGCGGCTGTTCATGCGCGGGCTGGAAGGAGCGGTGAAATGA
- a CDS encoding carbohydrate ABC transporter permease, with protein sequence MRASWRDTLLSYAFLAPAIILLGLFTFYPLAYGTFLGFTQYDGARFAQGLGPKWVGLDNFRALIADPLFLTSLWNSVRYLLVVPLLQLASLAVAVLVNRELPAMPFFRAAYYVPVITTITATAVMWDWIYNKEGTLNWVLSGLHLLPQGAAFGWLNNEQTAFWAVMLVTFWRGFGYYMVLYLAGLQSIPAELEEAARLDGASSWQRFWRITVPMMRPTILLCSLLSTIAALRVLEEPLVLTQGGPLNSTYTALMYVYSKAFQGFNFDYGLASAAGLVVAVVALLLSLANFRLFRDSTGEQA encoded by the coding sequence ATGCGTGCCTCCTGGCGTGACACCCTGCTCTCGTATGCCTTCCTGGCCCCGGCGATCATTCTGCTGGGCCTCTTTACCTTCTATCCGCTGGCCTACGGCACCTTCCTGGGCTTCACCCAGTACGACGGCGCCCGCTTCGCCCAGGGGCTGGGGCCGAAGTGGGTGGGCCTGGACAATTTCCGGGCGCTGATTGCCGACCCGCTGTTCCTGACCTCGCTGTGGAACAGCGTGCGGTACCTGCTGGTGGTGCCGCTGCTGCAGCTGGCCTCGCTGGCGGTGGCGGTGCTGGTGAACCGGGAGCTGCCGGCCATGCCGTTCTTCCGGGCGGCGTACTACGTGCCGGTCATCACCACCATCACGGCCACCGCCGTGATGTGGGACTGGATCTACAACAAGGAAGGCACCCTCAACTGGGTGCTCTCGGGGCTGCACCTGCTGCCGCAGGGCGCGGCCTTCGGCTGGCTGAACAACGAGCAGACCGCCTTCTGGGCCGTGATGCTGGTGACCTTCTGGCGGGGCTTCGGCTACTACATGGTGCTGTATCTGGCGGGCCTGCAGAGCATTCCGGCCGAGCTGGAGGAGGCGGCCCGGCTGGACGGGGCCAGCAGCTGGCAGCGCTTCTGGCGCATCACGGTGCCGATGATGCGGCCCACGATCCTGCTGTGCAGCCTGCTCTCGACCATCGCGGCGCTGCGGGTGCTGGAAGAGCCGCTGGTGCTGACCCAGGGCGGGCCGCTCAACAGCACCTACACCGCCTTGATGTACGTGTATTCCAAGGCGTTCCAGGGCTTCAACTTCGACTACGGGCTGGCGAGCGCGGCGGGGCTGGTGGTGGCGGTGGTGGCGCTGCTGCTGTCGCTGGCCAACTTCCGGCTGTTCCGGGACAGCACCGGGGAGCAGGCGTGA
- a CDS encoding ABC transporter substrate-binding protein: MKTPRLIALGLTLALGTAAAQQPVELQFWTWYLSPKFDNYIKSTIDAFQKANPGITVKWFDKQDSMVQDFISSVNLGGAPDVINLNIDETAKAAQNGFLRDVGSLTPMATLTATYYPQSIKNFSTGGKVYGYPWYGWLNEGVMLYNPDLFKKAGVTRVPRTTSELLTLAKTVKDKTGAYAWVPALKDPNTASFLGYFYAEGLPIYDASGKAAFNTAQHAALLQQYVNLYKGGYIPEDAIRREAFQVATELYAQNRVALIVGGPQALTRIKDANPGLYGKTQVTEAPLGKAGVQTGGSMDLVVPTASKHPAEAAKLAAFFTNNANQIAFAKVVPVVPTTRAAQTDALFKAGGTDPIAKATGLVGASGRYINPGYAAPTNSDDLYKNLNDNIEAALLGKKTAQVALNDAVAYWNANMKK, translated from the coding sequence ATGAAGACCCCCCGCCTGATCGCCCTCGGCCTGACCCTCGCGCTGGGCACCGCCGCCGCCCAGCAGCCGGTGGAGCTGCAGTTCTGGACCTGGTACCTGAGCCCGAAGTTCGACAACTACATCAAGAGCACCATTGACGCCTTCCAGAAGGCCAACCCCGGCATCACGGTCAAGTGGTTCGACAAGCAGGACAGCATGGTGCAGGACTTCATCAGCAGCGTGAACCTGGGCGGCGCGCCCGACGTGATCAACCTGAACATCGACGAGACCGCCAAGGCCGCCCAGAACGGCTTCCTGCGCGACGTGGGCTCGCTGACGCCCATGGCCACCCTGACCGCCACCTACTATCCGCAGAGCATCAAGAACTTCAGCACCGGCGGCAAGGTCTACGGCTACCCGTGGTACGGCTGGCTCAACGAGGGCGTGATGCTCTACAACCCGGACCTGTTCAAGAAGGCCGGCGTGACGCGTGTGCCGCGCACCACCAGCGAGCTGCTGACGCTCGCCAAGACCGTCAAGGACAAGACCGGCGCCTACGCCTGGGTGCCGGCCCTGAAGGACCCCAACACCGCCTCGTTCCTGGGCTACTTCTACGCCGAGGGCCTGCCGATCTACGACGCCAGCGGCAAGGCGGCCTTCAACACCGCGCAGCACGCCGCGCTGCTGCAGCAGTACGTCAACCTCTACAAGGGCGGCTACATCCCGGAAGACGCCATCCGCCGCGAGGCCTTCCAGGTGGCCACCGAGCTGTACGCGCAGAACCGGGTGGCGCTGATCGTGGGCGGGCCGCAGGCGCTGACCCGCATCAAGGACGCCAACCCCGGCCTGTACGGCAAGACCCAGGTCACCGAGGCGCCGCTGGGCAAGGCCGGCGTGCAGACCGGCGGCAGCATGGACCTGGTGGTGCCGACCGCCAGCAAGCACCCGGCCGAGGCCGCCAAGCTGGCTGCCTTCTTCACCAACAACGCCAACCAGATCGCCTTCGCCAAGGTGGTGCCGGTGGTGCCCACCACCCGCGCCGCCCAGACCGACGCGCTGTTCAAGGCCGGCGGCACCGACCCGATCGCCAAGGCCACCGGGCTGGTCGGCGCTTCGGGACGCTACATCAACCCCGGCTACGCGGCCCCCACCAACAGTGACGACCTGTACAAGAACCTGAACGACAACATCGAGGCGGCGCTGCTGGGCAAGAAGACCGCCCAGGTGGCCCTGAACGACGCGGTGGCGTACTGGAACGCCAACATGAAGAAGTGA